Proteins from a genomic interval of Cyclopterus lumpus isolate fCycLum1 chromosome 18, fCycLum1.pri, whole genome shotgun sequence:
- the LOC117747856 gene encoding prostaglandin D2 receptor 2-like yields MVHCPVGPRANISIYHPSNQTDKMSPLSVFTIFLHGSFSSIGILENLFILGVVGFHVRRSVISIWILNLAASDLLATASLPFFTLYMARGNTWNMGTTFCRIHSSIFFLNMFVSGFLLAAISMDRCLVVLRPVWAQNHRNVQLAGRICGVIWALAVVFTIPFYVFRDTIVQPNGKIQCYYNYAQFLPTEPFDLGSLCKQRKEAFAFMKLFLSFLIPLLIIILSYVAVNIGVARRGYRRPFRFVRLVVAVVVSFVLCWAPYHFFIIMEVIAPTGHPAQRLAGQALPISATVGFLNSVLNPILYVFSCPDLCKKIRHSLGAVMESVLAEDLAELARRRSTTHSSISTTEIVLKERSSLTAFCLKGEAREKNESDANPAEN; encoded by the coding sequence ATGGTGCATTGTCCTGTCGGCCCGAGGGCAAATATCAGCATTTATCACCCATCAAACCAAACAGACAAGATGAGCCCTTTGAGCGTGTTCACCATTTTCCTCCACGGCTCGTTCTCCTCCATCGGAATCCTGGAGAACCTCTTCATCCTGGGGGTAGTGGGCTTCCATGTCCGCCGCTCTGTCATCAGCATCTGGATCCTGAACCTCGCAGCCTCAGACCTGCTGGCCACTGCCTCCCTGCCCTTCTTCACCCTCTACATGGCCCGCGGCAACACCTGGAACATGGGCACAACCTTCTGCCGCATCCATTCCTCCATCTTCTTTCTCAACATGTTTGTCAGTGGCTTCCTGCTGGCGGCCATTTCTATGGACCGCTGCCTGGTGGTGCTGAGACCTGTCTGGGCCCAGAACCACAGGAACGTCCAACTAGCGGGGAGGATATGTGGCGTGATCTGGGCATTGGCTGTGGTCTTCACCATCCCCTTCTACGTATTCCGTGACACCATTGTTCAACCTAACGGCAAGATCCAGTGTTACTACAATTATGCTCAATTCCTCCCTACTGAACCGTTTGACCTGGGATCTTTATGTAAGCAGCGCAAAGAGGCCTTTGCCTTCATGAAGCTCTTTCTGTCCTTCCTGATCCCTCTCCTGATCATCATCCTCAGCTACGTTGCAGTGAATATCGGCGTGGCGCGCAGAGGCTACCGGCGCCCTTTCCGTTTTGTTCGGCTCGTGGTGGCCGTGGTGGTGAGCTTCGTCCTCTGCTGGGCTCCGTACcacttcttcatcatcatggaGGTGATCGCTCCCACGGGTCATCCTGCCCAGAGGCTTGCAGGCCAGGCCCTCCCAATTTCCGCAACTGTCGGCTTCCTTAACAGTGTCCTTAACCCCATTTTGTACGTGTTCAGCTGCCCTGACCTGTGCAAGAAGATCCGACATTCTCTGGGTGCGGTGATGGAGAGTGTCCTGGCTGAGGATCTGGCGGAGCTGGCCCGACGCCGCAGCACCACCCACAGCTCTATCTCCACCACCGAGATTGTGTTGAAGGAGAGGAGTTCGCTTACAGCCTTTTGTCTGAAAGGAGAGGCTCGGGAGAAGAATGAAAGTGACGCTAACCCTGCTGAGAACTGA